The sequence TTGTTGCTCCAGCTAAAGTGGCTTGAAGTTTTCCGGTGCTAACTTCCCAAAGTTTAACATTTCCATCGTTGCTGCCACTGGCTAAAATGTTACCATCGGGACTAAAAGCAACTGATCTCACTGGGGCTAAATGTCCTGTAAAATTAGCCAGTTGTTTCCCCGTCGTTATATCAAACAATTTGATTGTGCTATCCCCAATTCCAGCCACTAAAATTTTACCATCCGGGCTAAATTTTACAGAATGAACCCAATCAGGTGTTGTTAAAGTTGCGATTAATTTTCCCGTCTCAACCTCCCAAAGTTTGATTGTTGTATCATAACTGCCACTGGCTAATATTTTGCTACCCGGGCTAAACGCGACAGAGTAAACAGAAGATGAATGTCCTGTCAAAGTCATCCGTTCTTGTCCAATTACATCCCAAAGTTTAATTGTGTTATCATCGCTACCACTAGCTAAGGTTTTACCATCGGGACTGAATGCAACAGAACGAACTCGGTTTAAATGACCAATAAAGGAATGAATATAACTCGGTTTCACCCAAGAAACAGGGGTGACTGAGACTGGAACTGGAGATGGCTTTTTCGGCGGAGAAGGAACAACAGCATGGGTCGGGGGTGTGGTGGCGACGGGGGAGACAGTGACAGTGGGGGATGCTAAGGGTGTGGGTTCTGGCGTTGGAGTGACAGTGGGGGATGCTAAGGGTGCGGGTTCTGGTATGGGAGGGTTCGTAACGGCTACAGAAGGTTGCTCAACCGTTTCTACGGGGGAAGGATTAGAAGTTGTTAAGTTCTCCTGAGACTGAACATTCGCCAGAGCATCGATATATTTCCATAATTGAAATTTCCAGACCAGATATAAACTGCTTCCCATTCCTAGAAAAGATCCGAATAAAAATAAGGTAATAAATAACTTAAATCCTGATTTTTTAGGGGTGGTTTTAGGAGGAGTAATTGGTTTAACAGGGGTTTTGCTTTTTGTTTGTGAGATAACGGTTGTATTAATTTTTGGAGGTGGGGGAAGGGGTTTAGATTTAGATTGAGGGGGAATTTTTGGATCGGATACGGATTGAACTACAGTTGATTGAGGGGGTGGAACTGTTTTCTGGTTTAAAGCTTTTAATGCTGCTTCAGCAGATGAATAACGATCTTGCCAATCTTCTTTTAAACATTGATTTAAAACTTGTTTTAATTGAGGATCTTTTAACGGTTGCTTTAAATAGCTTTGCCATTTTTCTATCCAGCTATAACCTTGTTTTAACCAAAGTTCATGGGGGCTAACTCCAGTTAATAACTGAAAACAAGTAGCGCCCAAACTAAATAAATCACTGGCTGGGTATGCTTCTCCGGCTTGTATTTGCTCAAAAGGTGCATACCCAAAGGAACCTAAACGAGTTCCGATTTGGGTTGTTACTTTCGCGGTGGCTGATAGTTGTTTAGAAACGCCAAAATCGATTAATACAAATTCTCCTTTACCCCCTGAACGAGAACGTCGCATAATATTCTCAGGTTTGATATCCCGATGAATGACTTGTTTACTATGAATATCCTGAAGGACGGGAAGCAGTTCTAGTAGTAAATGTTTAATTTGTTTTTCATTCCAAAGTCCTTGAATTTGTAATTCCTGTAATAAGTTTTGACCTTCAATATATTCTTGAACTAAATAAAGTTGTTCTTCAACTTCAAAATAAGCATAAAGTGTAGGAATATGGGGGTTATTTTCACCTAATGATTGTATTCGTTGAGCTTCTTGCTGAAATAATTCAATTGCTTTTTTTAGAGCCCAGGTTCCTTGTACTTTCGCGGCTAACTGTTTAATCACACAAGGCGCATTTAACCGATCTAGATCTTCCCCGCGATAAGTGCGACCAAACCCTCCCTCTCCGAGAAAATCAGTGGGTCTGTAACGGTCTCGTAATCGTTCAATTAATTTTGTACCACAACTTTGACAGTAGGTTATTCCTTCTGGGTTTTCCGGTTGATCACAGGTTGGATTTAAACAGCAAACCATAATTTTAGCTCTGGTATTAACGTTGATTATCCATCAAAAGGAGTCTGGTCTCCTCTTCTATAATTATACGTTTAATGTTTGAACTTTATGCCATTCGATCTAACCTTTCTCAAATCCCCCTATTAAAGAGCGCTCGCTGATTCTTGACTAACTTCAATAAAATTGTTAAAATCAATATAATATTGAGGTTAAATTGCATAATGTTAACTAACTCTCCTCCCCTAATCACTTCGGTTAATAAAGTTAATTATGAAGTGGGGATCAAAAGACTGAAAAATGGGAAATATCAAACCTTTGTTTTAGACTATCCCAGTTTAAAAGCATCAGCTAATAGCAGAGATGAGGCCCTCCAAAAATTATCTCAGCGTCTCCAAGCATTTTTTAAGGATACAGAAATTATTCAATTAGAAATTGAAATTCCTCAACCTGAGCATCCTTGGTTACAATTTGCGGGAATGTTTGAAAATGATCCTCTATTTGAGAAAGTGTTAGAGGCTATTCAAGATTACCGTAACGAAATTGATGCCGAGGAGGAATAATTATGAATTTATGGGTTTTAGATACAGATCATGTTTCTGAATTTCAGAGAAGGAATTCTAAGGTTGTACAGCGTATTTATAGAATTAATCCCAATAATATAGCTGTTACAATTATTAGCGTAGAAGAACAAGTTAGAGGACAGCTAAAAGTAATTAACGAGATGAATAACTTGAAATCAGGTGATAGCTTAGTACAAGCTTATGCAAACTTAGGGAAAACAGTGAAATTTTTTCACAATATTCATGTCCTTGATTTTGATCAGCAAGCTTGTAACTGTTATACAGAATTAAAACGTCAAAAAATTAAGATAGGAACACAAGATTTAAAAATTGCTTCTATTGTTCTGTCTCAACAAGGAATTTTAGTCACTCGTAACCGGAAAGATTTTGAAAAAATACCGAATTTATTAATAGAAGATTGGACAGTTTAACCCTTAACTTTCTGCAATGCGATCTAAGCGTTCACGAATAGCCAAATTAAAGAGCGATCGCACCGACATCCATAACCCTAATATTGATAAAAGTAAGACCAATACCGCCCATCCTTGATAATTTCCAATTAATAAAATCGCTCCCGCAATTAAAGTAAATCCTGTCCAACAGATATAAATTAAACTTTTTAACGCTAAATTAATTCGTTTTAAGGCGCGATCGCTTTCCACAGACCTGACTCTAATTTGTAACTCGCCTTCTTCCAAACGTTCTTCTAAACGTCGAATTAAAACCTCTGTTTTACTCGGTTGTTGTAATCTAAATTTAATAAAATCTCGTGCTTGTTTTGCTAACTCTCCGACTAAATTACCCCGTTGTTGAGAAATTGTTAAACTCTTGACAAAGGGTTGAGCACAAGCGACTAAACTATATTTAGGGTCTAATGTTCTGGCTAGACCATCTAAGGTGGTTAAAGACTTTAAAATAAACATCATTTGAGCAGGTAAACGAAAGGGTTGCTGCTCAAACATGATATAAATTTCTTCTTTAATTTGATTAAACATCTGAAAATCAACGGGTTTTTCCGTAAATTCTTCTAATAAAAACTTTACCATTTTTCTCACGGGTTTCATATCAGATACAGATTCAATTAATCCAATATCAATTAAAGTATCTAGCACCACATCTGTATCTTTTTTTAAGACCGCAAAAAAGGCTTTAATCATTTGATCTTTGGCTAAAGCTTTGACTTCTGCCATCATGCCAAAATCATAAAAAATTAAATTCCCATCCACACTAACCGCAATATTTCCGGGGTGAGGATCGGCTTGAAAAAAACCATCCTGAAGAATTTGTTTTAAATAACAACAAATCCCTAACTGATTTAACCGTTTAACATCAATTCCATAGGCTAGTAATTTGTCTCGATCATCCGCTTTAATTCCCGGTAAATATTGCATTGTTAAAACTTTATGGGTGGTATATTTCCAATACACTTTAGGAACTAAAATACCTGGATAATTTTTAAAATTTTCTCGGAAGCGATCAGCATTTTTACCTTCTTTAATATAATCAATTTCTTGATATAAAATCATAAAAAATTCATTATATAACTCATCAAGATTATAAAGCTTTGACCAACTAAAATTCTGTTGACAAAACTGAATCATTCGTCGGACTGCTTGCATATCTAAATCAAATAATTGTTTTAACCCTGGACGCTGGACTTTAACAATGACATCTTCTCCGGTATGCAGTCTGGCTTTATGAACTTGTCCTAAACTCGCTGCCGCTAACGGTTGTTCATCAAAATCTCGATATAATGTAAATAAAGAGTTGCCTAATTCGGCTTCAATAATAGCAACGGCTTGATCACTACTAAAGGGTGGAACTTTATCTTGTAATTTCTCTAATTCTTCAACATATTCTAAGGGTAAAATATCGGCTCTTGTCGATAAAGCTTGGCCAATTTTAATAAAAGTTGGCCCTAAATCTAACATGGTTTTAACTAACCAACGGGCTCGTTTTTGTTTCTGTCGAGAGGTATTATTAGCAAGGCTTCTATCCCACCACAAAAAGAACATAAACAGTCCGCAGGCGGTGAAAACATCTAATTGTCTCGTTAAGGGAGAATATCGAGTTTTTTGCCAGCGAAGCGGTTTAGAATCAAGTTGAGTGAGCATGGGAAAGATTAGATAAGAATGAATAAAATTTGAGCCGTTAGAAATCAGTTTTTAGGATTGCATTACTGAGGCATTTATTGAGAATTTTCGAGCTAGGGCACTGCGGGGTAAAACACGCTGAACTTCTTCAACAGTTGTCGCTCCAGTTGTTACTTTTTCAATGGCAGCCATGCGAAAGGATAAAAAGCCAGTTTCATGTAAATAACGATGTAATTCTGTTAGGGTTCCTTCATAAATAATTTGACGAGTTCGATCATCTACAGCTAATAATTCTACTATCGCTTCTCGCCCTGAATAGCCTGAATAAAAGCAGTTAGAACAGCCTCGACCTTTGCGCCAACTGCTGGGGTTTGCTTCTTTTAATTCTAACCCTAAAAGGTCTAAATCTATCGCCGTTGGGGTATAAGCTTCGGCACAGTGGGGACACACGCGACGGGTTAACCGTTGTCCGACAATTCCTAATAAAGCATCACTAATTAATCCCGGATCAGGGCCGATATCTTTTAATCGAGGAATTGCACCAATAGCATCATTAGTATGCAAAGTTGTTAACACTAAATGACCGGTTAATGCGGCACGGACAGCAGTATCTGCGGTATCGCGATCGCGGATTTCTCCTACCATAATAATATCAGGATCTTGTCGCAAAATCGCCCGTAATCCCGCAGCAAATGTCATTCCTGCTCGTTCATGAACTTGAGTTTGAGTAATGCCGGGTAAAACATATTCAACGGGATCTTCAACCGTAACCACATTAACATTTTCTGTTGCAACGGCTAACAAACTATTATAAAGGGTGCTGGTTTTTCCTGACCCCGTTGGCCCGGTGAAAATAATCATTCCCTGGGGTTGACAGAGCCAACTTTTATAAATATTAAGTGTTTTTTCAGAAAAGCCTAAATCCTGTAATCCAGAAAAGGGATTTTCTTGAGGTAATAATCGAATAACGGCTTTTTCTCCCCCCACACAAGGCAGGGTACTCACGCGCATATCGAGGGCTACTTGTAAGTCTTGTTCAGAGACATAATTCTCTCCAATTCTACCATCTTGGGGGCGACGACTTTCAGCAATATCCATATTAGACATAACTTTAATTGCCACAATCACTTTGCGTCCAATATCCGCAGGTAAGAGGGTAATATTGCGAAGTAAACCATCAATTCGATAGCGAACTCTTAAGCCGTCTTGAGAAGGTTCTAAATGAATATCGCTGGCACGATTTCTTAAAGCTCCTGAAATTAAGGTTTTAATTCGAGTTAGCTGATCGGCTGCTTTTGATAGATATAATTCTGTGGTTTCACTAACATTTTCTGATTCTAATTCTCCCGTTAAAGGGTTAATTAATGGGGTGGAACTAATGCGATGGGGGTCAAGATTTTGGGCATGATACCAAGCGCGATAACTTTTGTCATCAATGGGGATAATTTTAATATCAGAAAAGGTGCGATCGCCCATCATTCTCAAGGCATCCATTGAGACTTCTACCGGACAGCCTAAATAATAACAATTTCGCCATAATAATAACGGAATCACGGGGGGTAAAATGTTGCGATCAGGAAATTCTCGAAAAAATCTGAAACTGACATCCCGATCTAATAATTTTAGGTTTAAAATTCCCTGGTCATCAACTAAATTTTTTAAAGCTTGTTCACAGGTAATACTTTGATTCCTCAGTTGTTGCCAAGCTGATAAAACGGGTGTGCTTGAAGTCATAGGGTTAGCTCTGGGATGAAGGTGATGAAATTTAAAGTCAAGTTGAGAAATACTGAGACACTAATCGCTCCTCTAAAATAATTATAAAGGGAAGGAATATTTTTTAAACTTTTTTAACTTCAATCCTTCTCATCTATATCAACAGGACACAATTAACGCATAATAGAGAATGAACTCCCATCGGGCACTGTTATTCGCTCAACTGTTAAATTTATGAAAGGACGCTCATTTCCTAAAATTTTAGTGATTGGTCTAGTCGTTTTGGGACTCCTGGGAATTGGGGGGTTTTATTGGCTGTCGGGTCAAAATCCCGCCTCCTTAGTAACAGGTAGCACAAAAACAGCCCCAGAGGCGGCGATGTTTGTTCCTCGAACTGCACCCGCAATGGTTTCATTATTAGTGAATCCAGATCGGTTAGAATCCGTTGGAAAGATTTTAACCTTTTCCCAAAAAAGTAATAATAATCGAATTCAACTAAACCCAATTAAAGAAAGTCTTTTAACGAACACAGGGTTAAATTATGGTCGGGATATTCAACCTTGGCTAGGAAATGAAATCACTTGGGCATTAGTTACCCCCGATGTAGATCGAGATCCAAATAATGGTCAACAACCGGGGTATTTTGTCGCTTTATCAACCAGAAATTCTCAAAAAAGTCAAGAAGTTATAGATCAATTTTGGCAGAAACAAGAAAAAGCCGGATTAGATATTATTTCTGATCAATATCGAGGAGTTAAATTAGTTTATCGTAGACCCTTTGAAGGGAATATTGATGATGCACCGAGTTTAGTCACCGCCATGATTAATGATCGCTTTGTGTTATTTGCCAACTATCCCAAAGTGATGAAAGAAGCGTTGAATACGGTACAAGCTAATCTAAATTTAAGTCAATCGGAATCTTATCAAAAAGCTTTACAAGAATTAAAACCCAGGGGAGTTGGATTTGGATTTTTTAATTTAGGAAATTGGCAATTAGTCACTGACCAACCGGAAGAATTTATTAGTCAACAACCCAGTTTAGCCGTATCTTTAGGAATTAACCCGAAAGGACTTTTAGCAGAAACGACATTAATTACAGCCCTAGAATCAGATACGATTAATCCTTTTCCTGCCTTTTCCAAACCTGTAGAAGCATTAAACTATATTAGTGCCAATAGTCCCTTATTAATTGCCGGAAAAGACTTAAAACAACTCTGGACAGACTTCTCAAAAATTGTTTCAGTAAATCCAGCTTTAGCAGAATTTGTTGACCAACCCATAGAGGGAATTAAAACCTTATGGGGGTTAGATTTACCTCAAGATATTTTTAGTTGGGTAACGGGAGAATATGCCTTAGCGGTTGTTCCTCATGGGGATGAAAACTGGGACTGGGTTTTTGTCGCCGAACGTTCAGAGAATGCGGCTCAATCGATTGAAAATTTAGATAAAATAGCGACAGCACAAGGCTATAGTGTGGGGTCATTTAATCTTAATAATAATACCCTTTCAGCTTGGACAAAATTAACCCCGGTGGTTTTGGAGAAAAAGGATAAAACGAAAACCCAAACCCGGTTAATTCAAGCTAATGCAAAAGGAGTCCATTCAACAGTCGGGAAATATGAAATTTTTACCACTTCTGTTGAAGCTATGGATGAAGCCTTAGAAGTGGCAAAAACGGCAAATATTATTACTCAAGATCCCGATTTTAAAGCCAGTCTTGAAGTCTTACCCCAAACCCATGACGGTTATTTCTATCTCAATTGGTTAACCAGTCGAGACTTTTTGAATCAACAATTACCTCTGTTTAAATTAGTGGAACTTTCCGCTAAACCCTTTTTTGATAATTTGCGATCGTTTACAATTAGTAGTAGCGATCGCGTGGGAAATGTTCAACACGCAACAGTATTTTTAAGACTGCGTTAGTTGATTCAATAAACCAAATTTATCGCCTTAATTTAGGAGCAAAAATTAAAGTTTTAGTTAAGAAATTCGATTTCTGTGTAAGTCCTAGCGGTGATGAAACAACAAACCCCATGTAGTTACGGACTCTCCTACATGGGGTTATTATTTTTTATGTAAAACCCCTATGAGAGATGGCTTTCTTCTGGTTTGTCCTTGGGGAAAATTTTATAGGGAGCAGCTTATATGAAATCTTTAAATGTTGGCTACACATCTCCCCCCTTTTTAAGGGGGGTTGGGGGGGATCATCTGTAGCGTTCATAATGGGATTTCATATTAATTATTAAACTGTTGAATTAATGGGATCTCAAGTTTTAGATTGATAATTTTAGGGTTTATTTAATGTTAATCTCCCTTTCCTAAAGCCTTTTGAATAATATCTTTAGTATCATTATCGGGGGGACGTTTTTCAAAATCTTTATGACTATAGATCCATAACACCTTAATAATTTTCTGTTCATCATTAAATAAATACATCAAGCGAATTTGTCCTGATGCCCCTAGACCATAAATTAATGAAAGTTTTCTAAATTGCCACCCTTCTTGAATAGGACAATTTTTAGGCAAAGGCTCGTTACGTGATTTAGGGAGTTGTGGATCACGAATAATTTCTTCTATCCACTGACTAATAAATTCAATAAATTTTTGCTTCTCTGACTGTGATTTGTATGATTTAACTATTTTTCCAAGAGTTCGTAGAAAATTTTCTTCTTTTTCAAGAGAGAAGGGAACTAAGCCAGTCATAGACTTCTCCTTGCTTTACATATTCAGGGGAACTCTTGGGGGTAAATGCTTTCTGAAGAAGATAGGAAACAATAGTTTTATAGTCAGGATGATTTTGTTCTATTTCTTCTAGCTTTTCCTGTCCTAAAGCTTTCATATCATCCTGTGAGATGGGCTCGGTTGAACGAGCTTCTTTAGGGAGTCCTTTACGCGCATTGATCCAAGGAAACTCTAAATGGGTCATGCCACTAAGATAGTAAGCATGATGCTCACCAAAATATTGCCAAACTTCCTCTAAAAGTTCTTTTTTCTCTTGACAAATATTTTCTAAAAAATCTGGCTCAGGAATATCTAGCTGCTGTGCTTCAAAACAGCTATAAAACTGATAAGCATTAGGACAGACAGGGCCATAACGCCAAGCCTGAATTTCCTCTTTAAATAAAGGTTGATCAAAAAGAGCTAAATGAAGGCTTTGAGCATAGTAGAGCAATTTTTGAACCTTCATGTTTGTCATGTCGGCTTCTTTCTCATCTTCATAAGCTTTGATGATGAAATATTTAGCGACATCAAGGCAACTCAACATAAGCCTCCCCCCTTCGGCATCTTTAAGCTTGCTGTTTTCATTATACCAACTCTCAAAAAAATTGTTAAGATTAAAGATTAACTGTTTTTTCAAGTGTGTGCTTAAAACTAGAAGCAAAGATGAAAACCGACTGAATAAAGGGCTAGATTTCAGCCTCTGAAGATTTGTCTAAGTTCACTAAGGGTAAGGCAATAGTTGGGTAGTTTTACGATGGACTATACACCCAAAAAAATCAAGATGGTGGGCATAGCCCACCGGAGAAGTTAACGATTTAAAACTTGTTTTAACGCCGATAATAATAACAGAACATTTTCAGGACGGCTATTATATCCCATTAACCCAACTCGCCAAACTTGACCCGCTAATTCTCCTAAACCATTGCCGATTTCAATATTATATTCAGTCAATAATTGACGAGAAATAGCTTTTCCATCTACTCCTTCAGGAATACGAACTGTTGTTAATGTGGGTAAACGATAATCTTCATGAACATGACACTTTAATCCCAAATCGTTTAACCCCTCCCATAATAATTTAGCATTGGTTAAATGACGATTCCAACTGGCTTCTAATCCTTCCTGTGCTAAAATTCTGAGAGCTTCTCGCAAAGCATAATTCATATTAATAGGGGCAGTATGATGATAGACTCGATCCTGACCCCAATATTGAGACAGAAGCGATACATCTAAATACCAATTCGCCACTTTGGTTGACCGATTTTTCAATTTTTCAACGGCGCGAGGACTCATGGTAAACGGCCCTAAACCAGGGGGACACCCTAACCCTTTCTGACTACAACTATAGGATAAATCCACGCCCCAACTATCTAAAAATAACGGCACACCGCCTAAACTGGTAACAGTATCAACTAATAACAAACAATCAAATTCTCGACACAATTCCCCTAACCCTTCTAACGGTTGACAAGCACCTGTAGAAGTTTCTGCATGAACCAGTGCTAACACCTTGGGACGATGGGTTTCTATCCCTTGGCGCAATTCTTCCAAACTAAACACCCGACCCCAGGGTTTGACTAATTTTCGCACATCAGCCCCATAACGGCCCGCCATATCGACTAACCGATAGCCGAAATACCCCATCACCCCCACTAACACCACGTCTCCAGGTTCAACAATATTCGCCAGAGTCGCTTCCATCGCCGCACTTCCCGTCCCACTCATGGGGATAGTCATGGGGTTATCGGTTTGCCAAGCATAGCGCAATAGGGTTTGTACCTCATTCATCAGTTGCAGAAAATAGGGGTCAAGGTGTCCGACGGGAGACATCGCCAAGGCTTGCAATACACGCGGGTTAGCATTGGATGGCCCAGGCCCTAGCAACAGACGGGGAGGAACATTCAATTCTGGAGGAATAACGCGATTTTTATCATTAACCGAAGGTGAAACTAAACTCATAAATTATTTTTGACTCAATACTATTATTGTGCTTTGACATCCGCCCCGGCGTAAACGCACGGGGATTCCATCTATTTCAACAAATCGAAAATCGATTAGTGCAGGCGTTTTGTTTTTAGACTTAAGAACGGGACTGACGGGGCTCGAACCCGCAACTTCCGCCGTGACAGGGCGGTGCTCTAACCAATTGAACTACAGTCCCTTGCTGTCGTTCTTTTTTTTGCGACAATTTTTATTATTACTGCTTTTTTTGAATTTGTCAACACCTCCTAGAAACTTTTTTTTGGGGGTCTGGATGGACTGTTGGCCAATGACCCAAGAAGGGGAAACGCTAGACTAAAGAAAATGAATCAGGAGCACTCAGGAGTGAATTTAGGGCTTAAACAGTTAGACGGATTAACTCAAAAACGACTGGAAACTTGGGTTAAGGAAGCCCAACGGCGGAGTCAATTGGGTCAATTACCCACCTATATTCCCCAATTAGCTCAGGTCAACCCCCAGGAATTTGGGGTACAAATCCTCACCCTGACCGGGAAATCTTACCAAACTGGAAACGCCACCCTCCGGTTTCCGTTGATGAGTGTGATTAAGCCGCTTTTATTACTTAATCGACTGGTGGAATTAGGAGAAGATGAGGTGTTCAAGCGGGTCGGTGTTCAACCTTCCGATCAACCCTTCAATTCCCTCGAACAACTTCAAACCGATGACGGATGGCCCCGTAATCCGATGTTAAATAGTGGGGCCATCGTTCTAGCCGCATTACTCCCCGGACAAAATGCCGATTCTCGCTGTGATTATCTCTGTTCTTGGTTAAATCAATTTGCCCATTGTGATCTCGTTTTAGATCAAGACATTCTGGAGTCGGTGCGTTCTGTTCCCAACCCCAAAAACCAAAGGCTGATTGCTACCCTACAAGCGTCCGGTTATATCGATAATCCTGATGTAACCCTCGATACCTATAACCAAATTTGTTGTTTATCAGCCACGATTTCAGATTTAGCTCAATTGGGTC comes from Planktothrix sp. FACHB-1365 and encodes:
- the glsA gene encoding glutaminase A yields the protein MNQEHSGVNLGLKQLDGLTQKRLETWVKEAQRRSQLGQLPTYIPQLAQVNPQEFGVQILTLTGKSYQTGNATLRFPLMSVIKPLLLLNRLVELGEDEVFKRVGVQPSDQPFNSLEQLQTDDGWPRNPMLNSGAIVLAALLPGQNADSRCDYLCSWLNQFAHCDLVLDQDILESVRSVPNPKNQRLIATLQASGYIDNPDVTLDTYNQICCLSATISDLAQLGLLLAQPSQPQWQVCCRMVKALMMTCGLYQASGQFAVQVGLPTKSGVSGAVLSIIPQQGAIACYSPPLDPEGNSVGSLFLIQTMAQSLGLSVFN